From Vigna unguiculata cultivar IT97K-499-35 chromosome 5, ASM411807v1, whole genome shotgun sequence, the proteins below share one genomic window:
- the LOC114184607 gene encoding uncharacterized protein LOC114184607, whose protein sequence is MGFFPVSFGFTYILLAVDYVSKWVEAKSTRINDDRIHEVLLQKFGVVHKLSTPYHPQPNGQVEISNREIKRILEKIVQPNRKDWSNRLEDALWDHRTAYKAPIGMSSYRVVFGKPFHLLVEIEHRAYYVVKSCNFSLDQVGEERKLQLNELDEIHLEAYQNSILGLMDGKLRSKWIGPFVVTNVYPYGAIEIKTQSTDKSFKVNGHRLKPFLSNPASVDTVVEETSLLDPTSVSP, encoded by the exons atgggcTTTTTCCCTGTCTCCTTTGGTTTCACTTATATTCTGCTtgctgttgattatgtttcaaaatgggtggaagccaagTCCACCAGAATTAATGATGATCGG ATCCATGaggttttgcttcaaaagttTGGGGTTGTGCATAAgctttctacaccatatcaccctcAACCTAATGGGCAAGTCGAGATCTCAAAtagagaaatcaagaggatcttggagaagattgtaCAACCCAACCGAAAGGATTGGAGCAACAGACTAGAAGACGCTCTTTGGGATCACAGGACTGCTTACAAGGCTCCAATAGGGATGTCTTCTTatcgggttgtctttggtaagccatTCCACCTTTTAGTGGAGATAGAGCATCGAGCTTACTACGTTGTCAAATCATGCAACTTCTCACTTGATCAAGTTGGGGAGGAAAGGAAGCTACAATTGAACGAGTTAGATGAGATTCATTTGGAAGcatatcagaactctat ACTTGGTCTCATGGATGGTAAGTTGCGgtcaaagtggattggtccttttgtgGTTACTAATGTTTATCCATATGGTGCAATTGAGATCAAGACCCAATCCACCGACAAAAGCTTtaaagtgaatgggcatcgtctaAAGCCATTCCTCAGCAACCCTGCCTCGGTGGATACTGTTGTAGAAGAGACTTCCCTACTTGACCCCACTTctgtttcaccatga